From the genome of Longimicrobiaceae bacterium, one region includes:
- a CDS encoding IS4 family transposase, with product MNQGRTVFAQVIAHAPHKAFQHCVARYPGVRRARRFTCWDQFLCMVFAQLTYRESLRDIEACLGAVPERLYHMGIRSLVSRSTLADANERRDWRIYADFAQVLIAEARLLYAEDDFGVTLEETVYALDSTTIGLCLSLFPWAPFRRTKAGIKLHTLLDLKGSIPSFLRITPARTSDVSLFDELPLEAGAIYVMDRGYVDFARLHRFTRAQASFVVRAKKNLRFQRRYSHEVDRSTGLLCDQTISLVTPRSRDGYPDPLRRVRSRDPVSGRRITLLTNNFVLSAWEIAELYRCRWQVELFFKWIKQHLRIKAFYGTSDNAVRTQIWIAISSYVLVAILKKRLQTELNLYTMLQILSVSLFEKTELGDTFSPAKSRISQESTCKQLLLFDL from the coding sequence ATGAACCAGGGACGTACTGTCTTCGCGCAGGTGATCGCGCATGCTCCTCACAAGGCGTTTCAGCATTGTGTGGCCCGGTATCCAGGCGTGCGTCGTGCCCGCCGCTTCACGTGCTGGGATCAGTTCCTGTGCATGGTCTTCGCCCAGCTCACCTATCGCGAGAGCTTGCGCGACATCGAAGCATGCTTGGGTGCGGTCCCGGAGCGGCTCTACCACATGGGCATCCGCAGCCTAGTCTCCCGATCCACGCTGGCCGACGCCAACGAGAGGCGAGACTGGCGTATCTACGCGGATTTCGCGCAGGTGCTGATCGCCGAAGCCAGGCTCCTCTACGCGGAAGACGACTTCGGCGTGACCCTGGAGGAGACGGTCTACGCGCTCGACTCCACCACGATCGGCCTGTGCCTCTCCCTCTTCCCCTGGGCACCGTTCCGGCGGACGAAGGCGGGCATCAAGCTCCACACGCTGCTCGACCTCAAAGGCAGCATCCCCTCTTTCCTGAGGATCACTCCGGCCCGCACTTCGGACGTCTCGCTCTTCGACGAGCTGCCCCTGGAGGCCGGCGCGATCTACGTGATGGACCGCGGCTACGTGGACTTCGCCCGTCTGCATCGCTTCACACGCGCCCAGGCCAGCTTCGTCGTCCGTGCCAAGAAGAACCTGCGCTTCCAGCGCCGCTACTCCCACGAGGTGGATCGCTCCACCGGGCTGCTCTGCGACCAGACCATCTCGCTCGTCACCCCGCGCTCGCGCGACGGCTACCCGGACCCCTTGCGGCGCGTCCGCTCCCGCGATCCGGTAAGTGGCAGGCGCATCACGTTGCTGACCAACAACTTTGTCCTGAGCGCCTGGGAGATTGCCGAGCTGTATCGATGCCGCTGGCAGGTGGAGCTTTTCTTCAAGTGGATCAAGCAGCACCTGCGTATCAAGGCGTTCTACGGCACTTCCGACAACGCCGTACGCACACAGATCTGGATTGCCATCTCCTCCTACGTGCTCGTCGCCATCCTCAAGAAGCGCCTTCAGACCGAGCTCAATCTCTACACAATGCTACAGATCCTCAGCGTCAGCCTCTTCGAGAAAACTGAGCTAGGAGATACGTTTTCGCCTGCAAAGTCCCGAATATCGCAGGAATCGACTTGCAAGCAGTTGCTGCTCTTCGACTTATAG
- a CDS encoding M13 family metallopeptidase, whose product MIPSHPSPRGASRALALAAAMAALAPCAAAAQGAMNAAPPPLKVVDVAYMDRSANACTDFFQFANGGWLGHDTIPAAYSTSGVGRDMSDRNELVVRSVLDDAMAKRATLPESSTERKLGTFYGSCMDSTAIERAGADPVRPSLARIAGVGTRAGLLREIAAQQLAGSNVVFSYNPDVDAHDAAHYIAAVHAGGLGLPDRDYYFNTGPAADSLRRAYVAHVARLFTLAGQPAAAAQADARQVMALETEMARATLTRVAQRDPAATDHPMPVSQLRSLAPNVDWAAYFAAMGIAAPVQRVNVTQPEFVRRVGTLLAGAPLPQWKAYLRYHALSDAAPWLSTPFVQENFAFGARFTGARQLLPRWKRCLRATDGTIGEALGEAYVAKTFPPQARDRARAVIDDIRASFGERIRHLDWMSDTTRARALDKLAQMNEKVGYPEQWRDYSRLQVAEGPFYSNLVRASAFEAQRTANRPGQPVDKTEWEMTVPTVNAYYDPTKNEMVFPAGALAPQTFDPNADDAANYGALGGSWAGHELTHGFDDEGRHYDARGNLRDWWTPGDSVHFSQQATRVAEQFNRYVQVDTFHVNGRLTLGENIADYGGLLTAYDALQRALQRNGRPAPIEGFTPEQRFFIGYAQSWRSNTRPEAMRNRVTVDPHAPERWRVNGPLSNMPSFAAAFGCKAGDPMVRPANEIPSIW is encoded by the coding sequence ATGATCCCGTCACACCCGTCGCCGCGCGGAGCCTCGCGCGCGCTCGCCCTCGCCGCCGCGATGGCGGCGCTCGCCCCGTGCGCCGCCGCGGCGCAGGGCGCCATGAACGCCGCCCCGCCGCCGCTGAAGGTGGTGGACGTGGCGTACATGGACCGCTCTGCCAACGCCTGCACCGACTTCTTCCAGTTCGCGAACGGCGGCTGGCTGGGGCACGACACCATCCCCGCCGCGTACTCCACCTCGGGCGTGGGGCGCGACATGAGCGACCGCAACGAGCTGGTCGTGCGGTCCGTGCTGGACGACGCGATGGCCAAGCGCGCGACGCTCCCGGAGAGCAGCACCGAGCGCAAGCTGGGCACCTTCTACGGAAGCTGCATGGACTCCACCGCCATCGAGCGCGCCGGCGCCGACCCCGTGCGTCCCTCGCTGGCGCGCATCGCCGGGGTGGGCACGCGGGCCGGGCTGCTGCGCGAGATCGCGGCCCAGCAGCTCGCCGGCTCCAACGTCGTCTTCTCCTACAACCCCGACGTCGACGCGCACGACGCCGCGCACTACATCGCCGCCGTGCATGCCGGCGGGCTGGGGCTGCCCGACCGCGACTACTACTTCAACACCGGGCCGGCGGCAGACTCGCTGCGCCGGGCGTACGTGGCCCACGTTGCGCGCCTCTTCACCCTGGCAGGCCAGCCCGCCGCCGCCGCGCAGGCCGACGCGCGCCAGGTGATGGCGCTGGAGACGGAGATGGCGCGGGCCACCCTGACCCGCGTGGCGCAGCGCGACCCCGCGGCGACGGACCACCCCATGCCGGTGTCGCAGCTCCGCTCGCTGGCGCCGAACGTGGACTGGGCCGCGTACTTCGCCGCCATGGGCATCGCCGCGCCCGTGCAGCGCGTGAACGTGACGCAGCCGGAGTTCGTGCGCCGCGTGGGCACGCTGCTCGCCGGCGCGCCGCTGCCGCAGTGGAAGGCGTACCTGCGCTATCACGCACTCAGCGACGCCGCGCCGTGGCTGAGCACGCCGTTCGTGCAGGAGAACTTCGCGTTCGGCGCGCGCTTCACCGGCGCGCGCCAGCTGCTGCCGCGCTGGAAGCGATGCCTACGCGCCACCGACGGCACCATCGGCGAGGCGCTGGGCGAGGCGTACGTCGCCAAGACCTTCCCGCCGCAGGCCCGCGACCGCGCCCGCGCCGTCATCGACGACATCCGCGCCTCGTTCGGCGAGCGCATCCGCCACCTGGACTGGATGTCCGACACCACCCGCGCCCGCGCGCTCGACAAGCTGGCCCAGATGAACGAGAAGGTGGGCTATCCCGAGCAGTGGCGCGACTACTCCCGGCTTCAGGTGGCGGAGGGGCCGTTCTACTCCAACCTCGTGCGCGCCAGCGCGTTCGAGGCGCAGCGCACGGCCAACCGCCCAGGCCAGCCGGTGGACAAGACCGAGTGGGAGATGACGGTGCCCACCGTCAACGCGTACTACGACCCCACCAAGAACGAGATGGTCTTCCCCGCGGGCGCGCTGGCGCCGCAGACCTTCGACCCCAACGCCGACGACGCCGCCAACTACGGCGCGCTGGGCGGCAGCTGGGCGGGCCACGAGCTCACGCACGGCTTCGACGACGAGGGCCGCCACTACGACGCCCGCGGCAACCTGCGCGACTGGTGGACGCCGGGGGACTCGGTGCACTTCTCGCAGCAGGCCACGCGCGTGGCCGAGCAGTTCAACCGCTACGTGCAGGTCGACACCTTCCACGTGAACGGCCGCCTCACGCTGGGCGAAAACATCGCCGACTACGGCGGCCTGCTCACCGCGTACGACGCGCTCCAGCGCGCCCTCCAGCGCAACGGGCGCCCCGCCCCCATCGAGGGCTTCACGCCCGAGCAGCGCTTCTTCATCGGCTACGCGCAGAGCTGGCGCAGCAACACGCGGCCAGAAGCCATGCGCAACCGCGTCACGGTGGATCCGCACGCGCCGGAGCGGTGGCGCGTGAACGGACCGCTCTCGAACATGCCGTCGTTCGCCGCGGCGTTCGGCTGCAAGGCCGGCGACCCGATGGTGCGCCCGGCAAACGAGATCCCGTCGATCTGGTGA
- a CDS encoding CBS and ACT domain-containing protein — MLVQNRMTRDPVAVSPGDTLAHAARLTREHRIRHLPVVADGELVGIVSDRDIRLASPSPLVTADGEVAEFMESTRVDAVMTRDVVTVGPCEAVEEAAKLIYRRRVGALPVVDVNNCLIGILSETDVLRAFVEMVGGVEPSTRLEVSLPDRPGELARAVRVLGEDLRLNITGILVSQARRQASKTAIVHVATIDPREAIAALEAAGFVVGWPSLETDLRRGMGE, encoded by the coding sequence ATGCTCGTACAGAACCGCATGACCCGCGACCCCGTCGCGGTCTCTCCCGGCGACACGCTGGCGCACGCGGCGCGGCTCACCCGCGAGCACCGCATCCGCCACCTGCCCGTGGTCGCAGACGGAGAGCTCGTGGGCATCGTATCGGACCGCGACATCCGCCTCGCATCTCCCTCGCCGCTGGTGACGGCGGACGGGGAGGTGGCGGAGTTCATGGAAAGCACCCGCGTGGACGCGGTGATGACGCGCGACGTGGTGACCGTGGGCCCGTGCGAGGCGGTGGAGGAGGCGGCAAAGCTGATCTACCGCCGCCGCGTAGGCGCGCTCCCCGTGGTCGACGTGAACAACTGCCTCATCGGCATCCTGTCGGAGACCGACGTGCTGCGCGCGTTCGTGGAGATGGTAGGTGGCGTGGAGCCCTCCACGCGCCTGGAGGTGTCGCTTCCCGACCGGCCGGGCGAGCTGGCCCGTGCCGTCCGCGTCCTGGGCGAGGACCTGCGGCTCAACATCACCGGCATCCTCGTCTCGCAGGCGCGGCGGCAGGCGAGCAAGACGGCCATCGTCCACGTCGCCACCATCGACCCGCGCGAGGCCATCGCCGCGCTGGAGGCCGCGGGGTTCGTGGTCGGCTGGCCATCTCTCGAAACCGACCTGCGCCGCGGGATGGGCGAGTGA
- a CDS encoding GNAT family N-acetyltransferase — protein MPIDRIFSDHNCTDKEGRVFTVRPMAPGDRASLEEFYAGFEPKRAAQGLPPEGPVRVRRWLDHVLPGGTHLIVETDGRLVGHALLMPTEREGMREYAIFLHQDVRGKGLGTQVNRRSAEIARTMRLDRLWLSVEPGNRPALRSYEKAGFRFRPGTIYSPELEMEMEL, from the coding sequence GTGCCCATAGACCGCATCTTCTCCGACCACAACTGCACCGACAAGGAGGGCCGCGTGTTCACCGTTCGGCCCATGGCGCCCGGCGACAGGGCGAGCCTCGAAGAGTTCTACGCCGGCTTCGAGCCCAAGCGCGCCGCGCAGGGCCTGCCGCCCGAGGGGCCGGTGCGCGTGCGCCGGTGGCTGGACCACGTGCTGCCCGGCGGCACCCACCTGATCGTGGAGACCGACGGGCGCCTCGTGGGTCACGCGCTGCTGATGCCCACTGAGCGCGAGGGCATGCGCGAGTACGCCATCTTCCTGCACCAGGACGTGCGGGGGAAGGGCCTGGGCACGCAGGTCAACCGCCGCTCGGCCGAGATCGCGCGCACCATGCGCCTGGACCGCCTCTGGCTCTCGGTGGAGCCCGGGAACCGGCCCGCGCTACGCTCCTACGAGAAGGCCGGCTTCCGCTTCCGCCCGGGCACCATCTACTCCCCCGAGCTGGAAATGGAGATGGAGTTGTAG
- a CDS encoding acetoin utilization protein AcuC, whose amino-acid sequence MKSALIWDPAVLEYRFRPDHPFNPKRLELAVSLIEAMGLVDDGDHRIVATRAATEAELLRVHSPEYVEAVKRLSSGGDPAEAWQWGLGTDDTPVFPGMHDVTSLVVGGTIRAAELVMGGEVQRAFNICGGLHHAHRDRASGFCVYSDLAAAIAWIREAHGARVMYVDYDAHHGDGVQGIFYDDPNVLTYSVHESGRYLFPGTGFVDELGDGEGYGYSLNLPLDAFTEDESWIDLYTRSFTEAAEAFQPDVIVLQNGCDGHVLDPLTHLRGTTRLYEETVRVTCEVADRLCGGRIVATGGGGYAIWRVVPRAWTLVWAGLSGQEAAKCVPMEWLNRWQGESPELLPDRLRDAPGDFDPVPRRAEIEATNRRTLESLRRQALPLLRGWGLGF is encoded by the coding sequence GTGAAGTCCGCCCTGATCTGGGACCCCGCCGTCCTGGAGTACCGCTTCCGGCCCGACCACCCGTTCAACCCCAAGCGCCTGGAGCTGGCCGTCTCCCTCATCGAGGCGATGGGGCTGGTGGACGACGGCGACCACCGCATCGTCGCCACCCGCGCCGCCACCGAGGCCGAGCTCCTGCGCGTCCACTCGCCCGAGTACGTGGAGGCCGTGAAGCGGCTGAGCAGCGGCGGCGACCCGGCCGAGGCGTGGCAGTGGGGCCTGGGCACCGACGACACGCCCGTGTTCCCCGGCATGCACGACGTCACCTCGCTCGTGGTGGGCGGCACCATCCGCGCGGCGGAGCTGGTGATGGGCGGCGAGGTGCAGCGCGCCTTCAACATCTGCGGCGGGCTGCACCACGCGCACCGCGACCGGGCCAGCGGCTTCTGCGTGTACAGCGACCTGGCGGCGGCCATCGCGTGGATCCGCGAGGCGCACGGGGCGCGGGTGATGTACGTGGACTACGACGCGCACCACGGCGACGGCGTGCAGGGCATCTTCTACGACGACCCGAACGTGCTCACCTACTCGGTGCACGAGAGCGGGCGCTACCTCTTCCCCGGCACCGGCTTCGTGGACGAGCTGGGCGACGGCGAGGGCTACGGCTACTCGCTGAACCTGCCGCTCGACGCGTTCACCGAAGACGAGTCGTGGATCGACCTCTACACCAGGTCGTTCACCGAGGCGGCCGAGGCGTTCCAGCCCGACGTGATCGTGCTCCAGAACGGCTGCGACGGGCACGTGCTGGACCCGCTCACCCACCTGCGCGGCACTACGCGGCTGTACGAGGAGACGGTGCGCGTGACGTGCGAGGTGGCCGACCGGCTGTGCGGCGGCCGCATCGTCGCCACGGGCGGCGGGGGATACGCGATCTGGCGCGTGGTGCCGCGGGCGTGGACGCTGGTGTGGGCCGGGCTGTCGGGCCAGGAAGCCGCGAAGTGCGTCCCGATGGAGTGGCTGAACCGCTGGCAGGGCGAGAGCCCGGAGCTGCTGCCCGACCGCCTGCGCGACGCGCCGGGCGACTTCGACCCGGTGCCGCGGCGAGCCGAGATCGAGGCGACCAACCGCCGCACGCTGGAATCGCTGCGCCGCCAGGCCCTGCCGCTCCTCCGTGGCTGGGGATTGGGGTTCTGA